The sequence below is a genomic window from Cucumis melo cultivar AY chromosome 5, USDA_Cmelo_AY_1.0, whole genome shotgun sequence.
attaaatgtTTAAAAAGTTGAATTTCCATCTCGGAACATTTGAGAACCGAGGAAAATGAGGACTGAGGAGCCTTAACGTCCTGATTGTTGTTCAGAGGTTCAGTTTTCTCTAGCACAGAAATGCAAATGAGATAGACAATCCAAACTGTTTGGTTCCCTTGGTCATTCGGGGGATATCCCAACTCCTTTTTCATATTCATTCTCTTTTGGTTAATAAATAAATTCGCCCTACTTAAAAGAGGAAAACAAAAATTCTATATCACGAAAGCTTATGTGCATTCACAAACACTTCCATTTTCTAAGTGAGAATCGAACCAAGAATGTTTGAGATAGTAATCGGTACTTTACCCACTGAATTATACTCGAACGACACTTCATGAATTTTTCATTAAAGGTTAGATTTACAAACCACGTGTAGGGATTAAGTTGAAACttcttttaaaaattcaatACTCTCCCTGCATAATGATAACTTGAAGACAAAGGCTGCCTAAGACGATAACTTCATGACAAAGGATGATTCCCTCACCAAAAATCAACACGTAAAAAGAAATATTCCACAAGTGCGTGAAAGATAAATTTTACAGaaaaaatttaatgaaaaaataGCGGCCAAAGTCTAAATTATCTTGAACTGCTTTCTACTTACAATTGAGTTCATGATCATACATGCCATCATGTTTTCAATACAAGATTTCTTCAAAATTTCACATAATCTATCACAATTCTTGAACAAATTATCGTCCAATAGAATAGCAATATCAAATCATAAAATTCGAAGCACGAACAGAACATAGCGATTAACAACAGACAACAGATACCCATGAGTTTATGATAATCAGTAAAGATAACAAACCCAGATAAAATTCTAAAGAATACAAGacggataaagaaaaagagATGCAAATAAAAATCAGAAGCAGGAAGGGGCGGGTGAGAATATACCTCAAGAATCCGTTTCCAGGAGCCAAGAGAAGAGGCCAAAGCATTATCCTGGCATGAGTGGATAGTCTTAAATTGGTCGATGTCGAGCTTCTTGTTGATAAATCCAACTTGGAAGTAGATATTATCAGAAGGCGGCAAATCGACTCTGATTTCCTTCACATCGAACCAGAGAAACAATTTCTGAACCTCGATGCCGTCGAGATCAGTGATGGAGCCATATTCGAGCTTCCCAGTAATGGTTTTATGGTAATAAACCAAGTAATCAAAATGGATGTAACAAGGTTTGGCCAAATGAACGACAAATTGACCATCGGAGGAGAGAGTGTAGTCGAGGACGGAGTCAGGTAAAAGGCCACTGGGAAGGCCATATTTAGGGAGAACATCATAGACAGTGGGGGCATCGGACCCTGCTGCAGAAAGCGGAGGAATTGAGGTCAAGAAGACGAAGAAGGTGAAAAAGATTAGACCCAGATGAGATCCCGCCATGGATGGTAATTGGTTGATCGTTCTTTCTCAAAAAACGAAAACTTTCAATTGGTGAAGCGATAGATTGAGGGAAAGGAAGAGAAAGATGAGCAATGGCGGTGATGGGTGAGAGAAATTTGGAGGGTTGGATTTGGAAATCGTGAGGTTGATCATTAATTGATTTGTCGTTGATGAAAGATTTGACAAATGTTTATTGATCGACTAATCAGCCTTATCTTTCTCACCTTCCCCTTCTCCGCTGTAATTCATTGGTCGTGTTTCCCGTTTGGAACCCAAATAAATATCTCTTTGCCCAAACATTtataatcatcatcatcatcatcatcttttgTTGGATCTTCCCAAAAATTTAGCTGGAGATGAGTTTGATTACATTATCTACATTCTGTTTTAGGTTTTACATTTGGTGTAATCTTAAATTTTGTTTACAAATATTCTTttcccattttttttaaaacaatataactaaccaaacaaataaaatataacaaagagTGAAAATATTATCTAACAAATCAAGATCCTCTACCAAGCACTagaaccaaatctaaacgatttttgttGTACcactatcatttagattttataCTGACAAGCATGTACCAAgatctaaactattttttttggTACAGAATGATTTAGATATGAAGAGGAAATATATGACACCAACAAAGctataaaagaaagaataataataagtgTAGAACAATGAccaatatttcaaaaaaaatataaaaaaaaaattgtagaagaacAAGAACTGGAATATAAATTGACCTTTCGATTTTGTTACGTATATGACAAATATATACGGGTGAGtgattgttatatttaaattaacttataaataatataaattctaaaaagttttcaaattaaaagataaaattttttttctaataaatattgtaattcaattttttttttgttagattaAAGTATGTGTTATGTAATACAAAATATGTAAATTTCCTCAAGTATACAAAAATaagtaaacaaataaataaaaatagatttttCGTAAATTATATTAACTAACAATAGCTTCTAAACCTAGTTGTTAGTGCTAAGTTAATTAGctttaagtttataaatatattaccAATAAAGTTATGaataattatttgaaatttaattcAACTAAACATTTTCCTAGAGGGTATGGATTTGAAGAATGAGATATTGAACCTCGAGTCTCTAAGGGTAAAAGTAACGGCAATATCGAACTCATTCTCATCTGTCACAACTAAGTCTTGTTATTAACACATCATTTAAACGGAACTATGTGATTAGCTAATTATGGTCCACGTTATAGGAAAGTATATTATATATTGAGATTAGAATTGTAACTTAAATTAGGTTAAATCGTTGTTTTGGTTGTCATACCTTGAAAATTGTTAAGTTTTTAGTTTTATGtctttaattgtttaatttttataattgtttaatttttatctTTGTACTTTCAATtgtactttttaaattttgttctcaacaaaaattgattaaaataataataaatttcaaaaagaaaatagatatattttcaaaattcacAATAAAAAATGCCACAAATAACACTGATTTATTTGAAAAATGCGTAATAAGCTAACATTGTGAGGACCgaatttatttcttttcaaaaagCATGTGGACTAAATTTAGACAAACTAATTGAAGAAACGTTTTAAAGATCGATCATATACACAATTAATCATTAGCATCATTTGTTATAATGTTTATTAAGGATTAAAATATGTCTTGTTTTGTTcaaaaataaacattaatagaAACAACTACGTTGGATTATAACTATACTTTTTAATTACAATAATGAATTTGACAGATATGAATGTGTTAATGCGATTGAATTAAGTTTGCTTTGACAACTGCATTGGATCATCACTTATTTTAGTTACAACATTAAATCAAATTAGCTGCCAACCAACcaacttcaacttttttttttgttgtgtcAATCACTTTCTAAATGAGTCCTCAAAActttctaacaaaaaaaaagaacaattatTTCATAACAAAGGCAATATATAATCAATAAAATTGAAGTAACGGTTATGAAACAAATTTCAAAGAGTTTATATTATGATCTCACTTAAAGATGATTatcaaattaataatatataactaAGCAAACATATATcgaataattttataattaactaatggaacattttattttattttattttttttcttttggaaaagtggatttaaaaactaattttgaaaaaaaagaaactaccAAATACAAGTGAATAGAAAAGATGAAGTAATAAAGCAAATGAGTATCTCCACACCCAACCACTGATTATTCCTCTTCGTTCCACCATTCTTCACTTCTGTGTTTTGTGAAGAATTCCCACTAACTGCAACAATTTTACgcaaaacaaaaaattacaTTAACTTCGAGAAATGGTGTTAACTCATCGTAGCATCTTCAACATACACACAATGCATGTACTTGTAGCCAAGGTATCCATTTATTAAGATATTTTAGAGACGATTAGTAGAATGTCTGACGACCATTATTCAAAATAGTTTTGAAGTGTATTTTCAAACAATTTTTATTAGAAGTGTTTAGAAAAAGATAAGTTTTCCCAAATTAATCCAAACGGATCCCTAATTAACTCGTTTTTGGTAGTTGAGAAATTAGAAAAAGGGTTTTGAGCTTTATAATACCAGGAGTAGCATGTGCTGATGAAGAAGTGTTAGTTTCCTTGGAGTTGGACGAACCCAAGAAATCCTTAGCCTCTGGGGAGTTTGGCGACAAATGGAGAAGCCCTAtattcacacacacacacacacatatatatactccATTACAAAATAATGataacaataattttcttttgaacAATTAATAAAGTTAAGAGAAATATATTATGAAAAGGCCAAACATACTTAATTGCATGCATAGTTCTCCTGatgcatttatttttattgagaAATTTTCCAATACTAAGAGTATGATCGTATACTTCCTATGTTCACGCCATTCATGGACCTCTCATATTAATGTTCGTGGGTCTCATCTTATTTTTAGAAACACGTTAACATGATGTACAATAAATAGAAAGGTCaatatttcaatttttctttattacTATAACTCCTATAGTATAAACGTGAAAATAATTAGGTACaacaaatagaaaaatactTTAATTTTTATATGTTCACGCTATAAATACTATTAAACCCATGTTAATATCCATATATCTCATCTAATTTTTAATTAGAGAATTGATGAGTGAAACAAAAATGGATGAAGTCCAATACTATCTATGttttatgaattaaaatatttcaaaatgatcaaaagaattaaaaaaacttGCTATACAACAAATTATAATTAGATAGTTTAAGAAGATCTATTTTTAACCTAATTTTTTTCGGTATGAATAAATAACCGATTGACC
It includes:
- the LOC103491580 gene encoding uncharacterized protein LOC103491580; the protein is MAGSHLGLIFFTFFVFLTSIPPLSAAGSDAPTVYDVLPKYGLPSGLLPDSVLDYTLSSDGQFVVHLAKPCYIHFDYLVYYHKTITGKLEYGSITDLDGIEVQKLFLWFDVKEIRVDLPPSDNIYFQVGFINKKLDIDQFKTIHSCQDNALASSLGSWKRILELPPPIDDIQMLITE